AAAAAATAGTGCTACTTGTATTTGTAATTTTAAGTCAAATTACGAATGCTCAAGTATCTAGAAATCTGGGTGATTTTGATGAAGTTAGAGTTTTTGATAAGATTAAAGTGTTATTAATTCCAGCTTCGGAAAACAAGATTGTTATTACAGGTGATCGATCTGAAGAATTAGAGACTGTAAATAAAAACGGAATTTTAAAAATAAGAATGCCGTTCCCAAAATTACTTTCAGGTAATGACATCACTGTAAAATTATATTTTAATAAAATTGAAGAAATTTCAGTTAGTGAAGGTGCTTATGCTTCTAGTGAATATGATTTTAAACAAACTAGCTTAGCAGTAAATGCAACATCTGGTGGCGAAGTTATTTTAGATTTAAACGTAGAAAAAGTAAACGTAAAAGTCAATGCTGGTGGAATTGTTACCTTAACTGGAAAAGCAACAAATCAAGACGTTGTAATTACATCTGGAGGTATTTTAAGTTCCAAAGATTTAATTACCACACAAACCGCCATAAGTGTCTCTGCAGGTGGTGAAGCAGATGTTTATGCTACCACGCTCGTAGATGCAAAAGTTCGTGCTGGAGGTTCTATTTTTATTTATGGTAAACCCAAACAAATTAATAAAGAAGTTTTCATAGGTGGTAAAATTCAAGAAAAGTAGATAATCCTTGGTATATTTACAGGCAACAAATTTTAATTTTGAATGGTAAACGATATTTTAGCGGGTATTCCTTGGGGAATATTTCTTAGTTTTATGATAGGTCCTGTTTTTTTTATACTACTTGAAACCAGTATTATAAAAGGATTCAGAGCCGCTTTAGTTTTTGATTTAGGTGTTGTATTAGGAGATATTTTTTTTATTGCTATTGCGTATTTAGGAAGTTACAGATTGATACAAAGTATTAAAGACCAACCGGCATTATT
This portion of the Flavobacterium sp. CECT 9288 genome encodes:
- a CDS encoding head GIN domain-containing protein, whose product is MKSKIQEYQKSNFKNWTKKIVLLVFVILSQITNAQVSRNLGDFDEVRVFDKIKVLLIPASENKIVITGDRSEELETVNKNGILKIRMPFPKLLSGNDITVKLYFNKIEEISVSEGAYASSEYDFKQTSLAVNATSGGEVILDLNVEKVNVKVNAGGIVTLTGKATNQDVVITSGGILSSKDLITTQTAISVSAGGEADVYATTLVDAKVRAGGSIFIYGKPKQINKEVFIGGKIQEK